From one Meles meles chromosome 18, mMelMel3.1 paternal haplotype, whole genome shotgun sequence genomic stretch:
- the MINK1 gene encoding misshapen-like kinase 1 isoform X8, producing MGDPAPARSLDDIDLSALRDPAGIFELVEVVGNGTYGQVYKGRHVKTGQLAAIKVMDVTEDEEEEIKQEINMLKKYSHHRNIATYYGAFIKKSPPGNDDQLWLVMEFCGAGSVTDLVKNTKGNALKEDCIAYICREILRGLAHLHAHKVIHRDIKGQNVLLTENAEVKLVDFGVSAQLDRTVGRRNTFIGTPYWMAPEVIACDENPDATYDYRSDIWSLGITAIEMAEGAPPLCDMHPMRALFLIPRNPPPRLKSKKWSKKFTDFIDTCLIKTYLSRPPTEQLLKFPFIRDQPTERQVRIQLKDHIDRSRKKRGEKEETEYEYSGSEEEDDSHGEEGEPSSIMNVPGESTLRREFLRLQQENKSNSEAVKQQLQQQQLQQQRDPEAHIQHLLHQRQRRIEEQKEERRRVEEQQRREREQRKLQEKEQQRLEDMQALRREEERRQAEREQEYKRKQLEEQRQSERLQRQLQQEHAYLKSLQQQQQQQQGLPGDRKPLYHYGRGVAAADKPAWAREVEERTRMNKQQNSPLAKTKPGSTGPEPPLPQATPGPPGPLSQTPPMQRPVEPQEGPHKSLVAHRVPLKPYAAPVPRSQSLQDQPTRNLAAFPAAHEPDPAVATPSATPSATPSARGAVIRQNSDPTSEGPGPSPSPPAWVRPDPEAPPKVPQRTSSIAAALNTSGAGGARPAQAVRASNPDLRRSDPGWERPEGALPSHGHLPQAGSLERNRVGASSKLDSSPVLSSGNKAKPEDHRSRPGRPASYKRAIGEDFVLLKERALDEAPRPPKKAMDYSSSSEEVESSEDEEESNGEPSEGSRDTPGARDGDTDSVSTMVVHDVEEMAGTQTPYGGGTMVVQRTPEEERGLLHADSNGYTNLPDVVQPSHSPTESGKGQSPPSKDGGSDYQSRGLVKAPGKSSFTMFVDLGVYQPGGSGDTIPITALVGGEGGRLDQLQYDVRKGSVVNVNPTNTRAHSETPEIRKYKKRFNSEILCAALWGVNLLVGTENGLMLLDRSGQGKVYGLIGRRRFQQMDVLEGLNLLITISGKRNKLRVYYLSWLRNKILHNDPDVEKKQGWTTVGDMEGCGHYRVVKYERIKFLVIALKSSVEVYAWAPKPYHKFMAFKSFADLPHRPLLVDLTVEEGQRLKVIYGSSAGFHAVDVDSGNSYDIYIPVHIQSQITPHAIIFLPDTDGMEMLLCYEDEGVYVNTYGRIIKDVVLQWGEMPTSVAYICSNQIMGWGEKAIEIRSVETGHLDGVFMHKRAQRLKFLCERNDKVFFASVRSGGSSQVYFMTLNRNCIMNW from the exons GACCCTGCTGGAATCTTCGAGCTGGTGGAAGTGGTCGGCAATGGAACGTACGGACAGGTGTACAAG GGTCGGCACGTCAAGACTGGGCAGCTGGCTGCCATCAAGGTCATGGACGTCACGGAG gacgaggaggaggagatCAAACAGGAGATCAACATGCTGAAGAAGTACTCACACCACCGCAACATTGCCACCTACTACGGGGCCTTCATCAAGAAGAGCCCGCCCGGGAACGACGACCAGCTCTGG CTGGTGATGGAGTTCTGCGGCGCGGGCTCCGTGACGGACCTGGTGAAGAACACGAAGGGGAACGCCCTGAAGGAGGACTGCATCGCCTACATCTGCCGGGAGATCCTGCGG ggtCTGGCCCATCTCCACGCTCACAAGGTGATCCATCGGGACATCAAGGGGCAGAACGTGCTGCTGACGGAGAATGCCGAGGTCAAGCTAG TGGATTTTGGGGTGAGTGCCCAGCTGGACCGCACCGTGGGCAGGCGGAACACGTTCATCGGGACCCCCTACTGGATGGCCCCAGAGGTCATCGCCTGCGACGAGAACCCCGACGCCACCTATGATTACCGG AGTGACATTTGGTCTCTAGGAATCACAGCCATCGAGATGGCAGAGGGGGCCCCCC CTCTGTGCGACATGCACCCCATGCGAGCCCTCTTCCTCATCCCACGGAACCCACCCCCCAGACTCAAGTCCAAGAAATG GTCCAAGAAGTTCACCGACTTCATCGACACGTGTCTTATCAAGACGTACCTGAGCCGCCCGCCCACGGAGCAGCTGCTCAAGTTCCCCTTCATCCGTGACCAGCCCACCGAGCGCCAGGTCCGCATCCAGCTCAAGGACCACATAGACCGCTCCCGGAAGAAGCGAGGCGAGAAGG AGGAGACGGAGTACGAGTACAGCGGCAGCGAGGAGGAGGACGACAGCCACGGAGAGGAGGGCGAGCCCAG ctccaTCATGAACGTGCCCGGGGAGTCCACGCTGCGCCGGGAGTTCCTGCGGCTGCAGCAGGAGAACAAGAGCAACTCGGAGGCGGTgaagcagcagctgcagcagcagcagctccagcAGCAGCGCGACCCCGAGGCGCACATCCAGCACCTGCTGCACCAGCGCCAGCGCCGCATcgaggagcagaaggaggagcGGCGGCGCGTGGAGGAG CAACAGCGGCGGGAGCGGGAGCAGCGGAAGCTgcaggagaaggagcagcagcGGCTGGAGGACATGCAGGCCCTGCGGCGGGAGGAGGAGCGGCGGCAGGCTGAGCGCGAGCAG GAGTACAAGCGGAAGCAGCTGGAGGAGCAGCGGCAGTCGGAGCGGCTCCAGCGGCAGCTGCAGCAGGAGCACGCCTACCTCAAGTccctccagcagcagcagcagcagcagcagggcctGCCCGGGGACAGGAAGCCACTCTACCACTATGGCCGCGGTGTTGCTGCCGCCGACAAGCCGGCCTGGGCCCGGGAG GTGGAGGAGAGAACGAGGATGAACAAGCAGCAGAACTCCCCCTTGGCCAAGACCAAGCCCGGCAGCACGGGGCccgagccccccctcccccaggccacccCCGGGCCCCCGGGCCCCCTTTCCCAAACCCCTCCTATGCAGAGGCCAGTGGAGCCCCAGGAGGGACCGCACAAG AGCCTGGTGGCGCACCGGGTCCCACTGAAGCCATATGCAGCGCCTGTACCCCGATCCCAGTCCCTGCAGGACCAGCCCACCCGAAACCTGGCTGCCTTCCCGGCCGCCCACGAGCCCGACCCCGCCGTCGCCACGCCCAGCGCCACGCCCAGCGCCACGCCCAGCGCCCGAGGAGCCGTCATCCGCCAGAACTCCGATCCCACCTCTGAAGGgcctggccccagccccagccccccagcctggGTCCGGCCGGATCCTGAGGCCCCACCCAAG GTGCCTCAGAGGACCTCATCCATCGCCGCCGCCCTCAACACCAGTGGGGCTGGAGGGGCCCGGCCCGCCCAGGCTGTCCGCGCCAG CAACCCCGACCTCAGGAGGAGCGACCCTGGCTGGGAGCGCCCAGAAGGTGCCCTCCCGTCTCACGGGCACCTCCCGCAGGCCGGCTCGCTGGAGCGGAACCGTGTGGGAG CCTCCTCCAAACTGGACAGCTCCCCCGTGCTCTCCTCCGGGAACAAAGCCAAGCCCGAGGACCACCGCTCCCGTCCAGGCCGGCCCGCA AGCTATAAGCGCGCCATCGGTGAG gATTTCGTGCTGTTGAAAGAGCGAGCCCTAGACGAGGCCCCGCGGCCTCCCAAGAAGGCCATGGACTACTCGTCCTCCAGCGAGGAGGTGGAAAGCAGCGAAGATGAGGAGGAAAGCAACGGCGAGCCCTCCGAGGGGAGCAGAGATACCCCCGGGGCCCG CGACGGAGACACCGACAGCGTCAGCACCATGGTGGTCCACGACGTGGAGGAGATGGCCGGGACCCAGACCCCCTATGGGGGCGGCACCATGGTGGTCCAGCGC ACCCCTGAGGAGGAGCGCGGCCTGCTGCACGCGGACAGCAACGGCTACACCAACCTTCCGGATGTCGTCCAGCCCAGCCACTCGCCCACGGAAAGCGGCAAAGGCCAAAGCCCCCCCTCGAAGGACGGAGGCAGCGAT taCCAGTCTCGTGGGCTGGTAAAGGCCCCTGGCAAGAGCTCATTCACCATGTTTGTGGACCTAGGGGTCTACCAGCCCGGAGGCAGTGGGGACACCATCCCCATCACAG CCCTGGTCGGGGGAGAGGGCGGCCGGCTGGATCAGCTCCAATACGACGTCCGGAAAGGGTCTGTGGTCAACGTGAACCCCACCAACACCCGCGCCCACAGCGAGACCCCCGAGATTCGGAAGTACAAGAAGCGGTTCAATTCAGAGATCCTCTGTGCGGCCCTTTGGG GCGTCAACCTGCTGGTGGGCACGGAGAACGGCCTGATGCTTCTGGACCGCAGCGGCCAGGGCAAGGTGTACGGGCTCATCGGGCGGCGGCGCTTTCAGCAAATGGACGTGCTGGAAGGTCTCAACCTGCTCATCACCATCTCAG GGAAAAGGAACAAACTGCGGGTGTATTACCTGTCTTGGCTCCGGAACAAGATTCTGCACAACGACCCGGACGTGGAGAAGAAGCAGGGCTGGACCACCGTGGGGGACATGGAGGGCTGCGGGCACTACCGCGTGG TGAAATACGAGCGCATTAAGTTCCTGGTCATCGCCCTGAAGAGCTCCGTGGAGGTGTACGCCTGGGCCCCCAAGCCGTACCACAAGTTCATGGCCTTCAAG TCCTTCGCCGACCTCCCTCACCGCCCTCTGCTGGTCGACCTGACCGTGGAAGAGGGTCAGCGGCTCAAGGTCATCTACGGCTCCAGCGCTGGCTTCCACGCGGTGGACGTGGACTCGGGGAACAGCTACGACATCTACATCCCAGTGCAC ATCCAGAGCCAGATCACACCCCACGCCATCATCTTCCTCCCCGACACCGACGGCATGGAGATGCTGCTCTGCTACGAGGACGAGGGCGTCTACGTGAACACCTACGGGCGGATCATTAAGGACGTGGTGCTGCAGTGGGGAGAGATGCCCACCTCCGTGG cCTACATCTGCTCCAACCAGATCATGGGCTGGGGCGAGAAAGCCATTGAGATCCGCTCGGTGGAGACCGGCCACCTGGATGGCGTCTTCATGCACAAACGGGCCCAGAGGCTCAAGTTCCTGTGCGAGCGGAACGACAAG GTGTTTTTCGCCTCCGTCCGCTCCGGGGGCAGCAGCCAGGTTTACTTCATGACACTGAACCGGAACTGCATCATGAACTGGTGA
- the MINK1 gene encoding misshapen-like kinase 1 isoform X5, with the protein MGDPAPARSLDDIDLSALRDPAGIFELVEVVGNGTYGQVYKGRHVKTGQLAAIKVMDVTEDEEEEIKQEINMLKKYSHHRNIATYYGAFIKKSPPGNDDQLWLVMEFCGAGSVTDLVKNTKGNALKEDCIAYICREILRGLAHLHAHKVIHRDIKGQNVLLTENAEVKLVDFGVSAQLDRTVGRRNTFIGTPYWMAPEVIACDENPDATYDYRSDIWSLGITAIEMAEGAPPLCDMHPMRALFLIPRNPPPRLKSKKWSKKFTDFIDTCLIKTYLSRPPTEQLLKFPFIRDQPTERQVRIQLKDHIDRSRKKRGEKEETEYEYSGSEEEDDSHGEEGEPSSIMNVPGESTLRREFLRLQQENKSNSEAVKQQLQQQQLQQQRDPEAHIQHLLHQRQRRIEEQKEERRRVEEQQRREREQRKLQEKEQQRLEDMQALRREEERRQAEREQEYKRKQLEEQRQSERLQRQLQQEHAYLKSLQQQQQQQQGLPGDRKPLYHYGRGVAAADKPAWAREVEERTRMNKQQNSPLAKTKPGSTGPEPPLPQATPGPPGPLSQTPPMQRPVEPQEGPHKSLVAHRVPLKPYAAPVPRSQSLQDQPTRNLAAFPAAHEPDPAVATPSATPSATPSARGAVIRQNSDPTSEGPGPSPSPPAWVRPDPEAPPKVPQRTSSIAAALNTSGAGGARPAQAVRARPRSNSAWQIYLQRRAERGTPKPPGPPAQPPGPPNACSNPDLRRSDPGWERPEGALPSHGHLPQAGSLERNRVGASSKLDSSPVLSSGNKAKPEDHRSRPGRPADFVLLKERALDEAPRPPKKAMDYSSSSEEVESSEDEEESNGEPSEGSRDTPGARDGDTDSVSTMVVHDVEEMAGTQTPYGGGTMVVQRTPEEERGLLHADSNGYTNLPDVVQPSHSPTESGKGQSPPSKDGGSDYQSRGLVKAPGKSSFTMFVDLGVYQPGGSGDTIPITALVGGEGGRLDQLQYDVRKGSVVNVNPTNTRAHSETPEIRKYKKRFNSEILCAALWGVNLLVGTENGLMLLDRSGQGKVYGLIGRRRFQQMDVLEGLNLLITISGKRNKLRVYYLSWLRNKILHNDPDVEKKQGWTTVGDMEGCGHYRVVKYERIKFLVIALKSSVEVYAWAPKPYHKFMAFKSFADLPHRPLLVDLTVEEGQRLKVIYGSSAGFHAVDVDSGNSYDIYIPVHIQSQITPHAIIFLPDTDGMEMLLCYEDEGVYVNTYGRIIKDVVLQWGEMPTSVAYICSNQIMGWGEKAIEIRSVETGHLDGVFMHKRAQRLKFLCERNDKVFFASVRSGGSSQVYFMTLNRNCIMNW; encoded by the exons GACCCTGCTGGAATCTTCGAGCTGGTGGAAGTGGTCGGCAATGGAACGTACGGACAGGTGTACAAG GGTCGGCACGTCAAGACTGGGCAGCTGGCTGCCATCAAGGTCATGGACGTCACGGAG gacgaggaggaggagatCAAACAGGAGATCAACATGCTGAAGAAGTACTCACACCACCGCAACATTGCCACCTACTACGGGGCCTTCATCAAGAAGAGCCCGCCCGGGAACGACGACCAGCTCTGG CTGGTGATGGAGTTCTGCGGCGCGGGCTCCGTGACGGACCTGGTGAAGAACACGAAGGGGAACGCCCTGAAGGAGGACTGCATCGCCTACATCTGCCGGGAGATCCTGCGG ggtCTGGCCCATCTCCACGCTCACAAGGTGATCCATCGGGACATCAAGGGGCAGAACGTGCTGCTGACGGAGAATGCCGAGGTCAAGCTAG TGGATTTTGGGGTGAGTGCCCAGCTGGACCGCACCGTGGGCAGGCGGAACACGTTCATCGGGACCCCCTACTGGATGGCCCCAGAGGTCATCGCCTGCGACGAGAACCCCGACGCCACCTATGATTACCGG AGTGACATTTGGTCTCTAGGAATCACAGCCATCGAGATGGCAGAGGGGGCCCCCC CTCTGTGCGACATGCACCCCATGCGAGCCCTCTTCCTCATCCCACGGAACCCACCCCCCAGACTCAAGTCCAAGAAATG GTCCAAGAAGTTCACCGACTTCATCGACACGTGTCTTATCAAGACGTACCTGAGCCGCCCGCCCACGGAGCAGCTGCTCAAGTTCCCCTTCATCCGTGACCAGCCCACCGAGCGCCAGGTCCGCATCCAGCTCAAGGACCACATAGACCGCTCCCGGAAGAAGCGAGGCGAGAAGG AGGAGACGGAGTACGAGTACAGCGGCAGCGAGGAGGAGGACGACAGCCACGGAGAGGAGGGCGAGCCCAG ctccaTCATGAACGTGCCCGGGGAGTCCACGCTGCGCCGGGAGTTCCTGCGGCTGCAGCAGGAGAACAAGAGCAACTCGGAGGCGGTgaagcagcagctgcagcagcagcagctccagcAGCAGCGCGACCCCGAGGCGCACATCCAGCACCTGCTGCACCAGCGCCAGCGCCGCATcgaggagcagaaggaggagcGGCGGCGCGTGGAGGAG CAACAGCGGCGGGAGCGGGAGCAGCGGAAGCTgcaggagaaggagcagcagcGGCTGGAGGACATGCAGGCCCTGCGGCGGGAGGAGGAGCGGCGGCAGGCTGAGCGCGAGCAG GAGTACAAGCGGAAGCAGCTGGAGGAGCAGCGGCAGTCGGAGCGGCTCCAGCGGCAGCTGCAGCAGGAGCACGCCTACCTCAAGTccctccagcagcagcagcagcagcagcagggcctGCCCGGGGACAGGAAGCCACTCTACCACTATGGCCGCGGTGTTGCTGCCGCCGACAAGCCGGCCTGGGCCCGGGAG GTGGAGGAGAGAACGAGGATGAACAAGCAGCAGAACTCCCCCTTGGCCAAGACCAAGCCCGGCAGCACGGGGCccgagccccccctcccccaggccacccCCGGGCCCCCGGGCCCCCTTTCCCAAACCCCTCCTATGCAGAGGCCAGTGGAGCCCCAGGAGGGACCGCACAAG AGCCTGGTGGCGCACCGGGTCCCACTGAAGCCATATGCAGCGCCTGTACCCCGATCCCAGTCCCTGCAGGACCAGCCCACCCGAAACCTGGCTGCCTTCCCGGCCGCCCACGAGCCCGACCCCGCCGTCGCCACGCCCAGCGCCACGCCCAGCGCCACGCCCAGCGCCCGAGGAGCCGTCATCCGCCAGAACTCCGATCCCACCTCTGAAGGgcctggccccagccccagccccccagcctggGTCCGGCCGGATCCTGAGGCCCCACCCAAG GTGCCTCAGAGGACCTCATCCATCGCCGCCGCCCTCAACACCAGTGGGGCTGGAGGGGCCCGGCCCGCCCAGGCTGTCCGCGCCAG ACCTCGCAGCAACTCCGCCTGGCAAATCTATCTGCAAAGGCGGGCAGAGCGGGGCACCCCCAAGCCTccagggccccctgctcagccccCTGGCCCGCCCAACGCCTGTAG CAACCCCGACCTCAGGAGGAGCGACCCTGGCTGGGAGCGCCCAGAAGGTGCCCTCCCGTCTCACGGGCACCTCCCGCAGGCCGGCTCGCTGGAGCGGAACCGTGTGGGAG CCTCCTCCAAACTGGACAGCTCCCCCGTGCTCTCCTCCGGGAACAAAGCCAAGCCCGAGGACCACCGCTCCCGTCCAGGCCGGCCCGCA gATTTCGTGCTGTTGAAAGAGCGAGCCCTAGACGAGGCCCCGCGGCCTCCCAAGAAGGCCATGGACTACTCGTCCTCCAGCGAGGAGGTGGAAAGCAGCGAAGATGAGGAGGAAAGCAACGGCGAGCCCTCCGAGGGGAGCAGAGATACCCCCGGGGCCCG CGACGGAGACACCGACAGCGTCAGCACCATGGTGGTCCACGACGTGGAGGAGATGGCCGGGACCCAGACCCCCTATGGGGGCGGCACCATGGTGGTCCAGCGC ACCCCTGAGGAGGAGCGCGGCCTGCTGCACGCGGACAGCAACGGCTACACCAACCTTCCGGATGTCGTCCAGCCCAGCCACTCGCCCACGGAAAGCGGCAAAGGCCAAAGCCCCCCCTCGAAGGACGGAGGCAGCGAT taCCAGTCTCGTGGGCTGGTAAAGGCCCCTGGCAAGAGCTCATTCACCATGTTTGTGGACCTAGGGGTCTACCAGCCCGGAGGCAGTGGGGACACCATCCCCATCACAG CCCTGGTCGGGGGAGAGGGCGGCCGGCTGGATCAGCTCCAATACGACGTCCGGAAAGGGTCTGTGGTCAACGTGAACCCCACCAACACCCGCGCCCACAGCGAGACCCCCGAGATTCGGAAGTACAAGAAGCGGTTCAATTCAGAGATCCTCTGTGCGGCCCTTTGGG GCGTCAACCTGCTGGTGGGCACGGAGAACGGCCTGATGCTTCTGGACCGCAGCGGCCAGGGCAAGGTGTACGGGCTCATCGGGCGGCGGCGCTTTCAGCAAATGGACGTGCTGGAAGGTCTCAACCTGCTCATCACCATCTCAG GGAAAAGGAACAAACTGCGGGTGTATTACCTGTCTTGGCTCCGGAACAAGATTCTGCACAACGACCCGGACGTGGAGAAGAAGCAGGGCTGGACCACCGTGGGGGACATGGAGGGCTGCGGGCACTACCGCGTGG TGAAATACGAGCGCATTAAGTTCCTGGTCATCGCCCTGAAGAGCTCCGTGGAGGTGTACGCCTGGGCCCCCAAGCCGTACCACAAGTTCATGGCCTTCAAG TCCTTCGCCGACCTCCCTCACCGCCCTCTGCTGGTCGACCTGACCGTGGAAGAGGGTCAGCGGCTCAAGGTCATCTACGGCTCCAGCGCTGGCTTCCACGCGGTGGACGTGGACTCGGGGAACAGCTACGACATCTACATCCCAGTGCAC ATCCAGAGCCAGATCACACCCCACGCCATCATCTTCCTCCCCGACACCGACGGCATGGAGATGCTGCTCTGCTACGAGGACGAGGGCGTCTACGTGAACACCTACGGGCGGATCATTAAGGACGTGGTGCTGCAGTGGGGAGAGATGCCCACCTCCGTGG cCTACATCTGCTCCAACCAGATCATGGGCTGGGGCGAGAAAGCCATTGAGATCCGCTCGGTGGAGACCGGCCACCTGGATGGCGTCTTCATGCACAAACGGGCCCAGAGGCTCAAGTTCCTGTGCGAGCGGAACGACAAG GTGTTTTTCGCCTCCGTCCGCTCCGGGGGCAGCAGCCAGGTTTACTTCATGACACTGAACCGGAACTGCATCATGAACTGGTGA